The sequence TCTGGTGTCAGCATGTGGCCAACAGGGTTTCCCATTTCAACAGCAGCGGTTTTGAGTTGGTTTAATAGCTTCTCTTTCTGAGCCAGGTTAATACCGTGATATTTGTACCAGATGTTTATTAGCTCAAGTAACGTCCTTGGGTCACTGATTTTTATCGGGCTGAGTTGCAGTCCGACAATGTATTCACGCTCGAACTGTAAAGCTTCAGATTCAGTATTGAACAGCTTTCTAACTCTTTTCAGACCTTTCCTGTTGACCAGGCATAGCCATTTGCCGTTTTTTTGTTTAGTAACAGACATTTAAAAATTCCATGTGAGACTTGGCTTTAAAGTTATTTGTAAAATTTCCAGCCGGACGGGGTCATAGAGGGAAAAGCGTAATTTATGTAACTTATTAAAAAATATTTAAATATATTTAATTAATACAGAGAGTTGCAGTTAATTTTTAGGCTTTTTTGGGTGTAACTTTTTAGTAATTTTTTTGTAATCTTGTTACGCTTTTTAGTTACTATAAAATTACACTCAATTACACTTTTTCTGATAGGCTTTAATGCGTTGGTACGACTTGCTTTCATTGCTATTATGATTTTTGGCGGGTTACGCAAAATTACAGAAAAGTTACATTTTTAAAACTACGGTAACCTGCTGAATAAATTGAATAAAAAGTGTAAAAAATCCATTTGTTACGTAAATTACGCTTTTCCCTCTATGACTCCGTCCGGCTAGGGTTTGATGTCGCCATTTTCTATCAGCTTTAAAACGATTGGTTGGGCTAACTTATATAAATCCAGGTAGCTGTAATCCTTGCCTGGGACTGCCCCTGAATTAATCAATGAGGACTCAATCTCTCGCGCCGTTTCCATCCATCCATCCTGTAGCGTTTTGGTGTCTACTGTTTCGTATTGCTTGATTAAAGGTTTAGTCATGCTGTCCATCCAGATACCTCCTGTATGCGGATAAGTTGAATTTCAATTCCATTTCAAGCCATGCTTTTTCATCTTCATCAGCATAGGTAAGCCATTCACTGATAAATGTAATTATTCGGTTATCTCGGTCTGTTCTATTGATCTTTTTGCTGAGCGAATATTCCGGTGATGTAACTTCCCCGACTTTGGAAAACTCGACGAGCATCGTGCCAACACCTGAAAGTAACCAATCTATAGAAACCCCATAACTTGCGTGTAACGCCCGCAAAATTTTCATTCCTAATGGATTATTCTCATAAATGCTGTTCTGAATTGTTCTAACAGATACCCC is a genomic window of Methylophaga thalassica containing:
- a CDS encoding helix-turn-helix domain-containing protein, with the translated sequence MTDETLTPKSWVGKKKDGEIFRLQLFMAERNLKPEDIQRDTGVSVRTIQNSIYENNPLGMKILRALHASYGVSIDWLLSGVGTMLVEFSKVGEVTSPEYSLSKKINRTDRDNRIITFISEWLTYADEDEKAWLEMELKFNLSAYRRYLDGQHD